TAGCCACAGCAGCGGCGTACGCTGCCGTTCCCACGGCGGTGTGGCCGACTCCTGAAACAGATTCTTGAGACTGCGCGTGTGTGCGGCTCCGCTGGGACGCAGACGCTCGCCGCCGCGGGCAAAGCTGACCGTCAGCCGGCAGTCGTCCGGCACAGGATTGAATTCCAGGAATCCGCAGCCCGGCGGAAGCCTCAGCGCCTCACGTCCATCCCATTCGCAGGTCCAGGCGCCCGGCATCGGCAGACCGGGGATCAGGTGGATCGCGTCGCGATAGCGCCGCAGCTCATAGGCACCCAAAGTGACGACCGGTGCGGCGTCTTGCGCCGCCCGCAACAACTCGCGGCCGATCACCGGCCAGATGCTGGCATCCGGCATTGGCACTCCCTGCCGACGCAGCCACAAACGCAGGGCGTTGCGACGGCGCGGTTCACTCAGCGCCAGACTGGCGCGTACCGATGGCTGGCCGTCGATGGTCAGGCCTTCAAGATCGATGCTGGCGAGATCGTTCAGCAAGGCTTGAGTCTCGGCGGCCAGATGCGCGGTACGTGCAAGTGCGCCCTCGGCTTGCGGCCAGCGCTGCAGAATGGCCGGCCAAAGCCGAGATCTGACGGCGACACGATCATAGCGATCGTCTTCATTGTGCGGATCGTCGACCCAGGTCAGTCGCCGTTGCCGCGCGTAGGCCTCGATGACGGATCGAGGCGTGGCCAGTAGCGGGCGCCACACGTGGAAATGCGCCCGGCCCGACCACGGCTGCATCGCCGCAAGTCCGGAGATGCCGGTTCCCCGGAACAATCGCAACAGCAGCGTTTCAGCCTGATCGGCGCGATGATGCGCCAGGGCCAGTACATCGCCGGGATTCAGAACGCCTTCGAACGCCGCGTATCGCGCGTGCCGCGCCGCGCCTTCCGGGCCTTCGGCCGACGCTTGATCGACCGCGACGGGTTCGACCTGCGCCGCTACGCCCAATCGCTCGCAACTGCGCTCACAGAAGCTCGCCCAGTCGTCGGCGGCGGCTTGCAGACCATGATGCACATGGATCGCGCGCAAGCGGCCGCCCAGAGCGTCACCGAAGCGCTCGTGCAGGATGTGCAGCAAGGCGATCGAGTCGCGTCCGCCACTGAGTCCAAGCCAGAGACAGCCACCCCGATCAAGCGCCGCGACGGCCTCGTCGAACGCCAGCAGGTCCAGCGTCTCGGTCCCCGCCGCGTTCACACGGTCTCGAAGACTCCGTAACCGAGCAGGCGCTGATAACGGTCGGCCAGGAGTTGCGTCATCGGCACGCGTCCCAAGCGGTCCAGGGATTCGATCAGGCGCGCCTGCAGATCTTCGAACATCACTGCGCTGTCGCGATGCGCGCCGCCCAGCGGCTCGGTGGCAATTTCGTCGATCAGGCCGAGCCCCTTGAGGTCCGGCGCGGTCAGTTTCATCGCCTCGGCCGCATCCTTGGCACGGTCGGCTTTCTTGAAAAGGATCGAGGCACAGCCTTCGGGCGAGATCACCGAGTAGATGCTGTACTGGAGCATGATCAGGTGATCGCAGACGCCGATTGCGAGCGCGCCGCCCGATCCGCCTTCGCCGATCACGGTGGCGACCACCGGCGTGCGCAGGTTCGACAGCTCGAACAGGTTGCGTGCAATCGCCTCGGACTGGTTGCGTTCTTCGGCGGAGATGCCCGGATAGGCGCCGGGGGTGTCGATGAAGGTCAGCACCGGCAGACTGAAACGCTCCGCCATCTTCATCAGGCGCAGCGCCTTGCGGTAACCCTCGGGCCGCGGCATGCCGAAGTTGCGGCGAATGCGCTCCTTGGCGTCGCGTCCCTTCTGCTGGCCGATCACCACCACCGGACGGCCGTCCAGGCGGGCCACGCCGGAAACGATGGCGGGATCGTCGAACACCGCACGGTCGCCGTGCAGCTCCTCGAAATCCGTGAACAGCGCGCGGAAGTAATCCATCGAATACGGCCGCATCGGATGGCGCGCGACCTGCGCGACCTGCCATGGCGTCAAGCTGGAGAAAATCTGTTCAGTCAGCGTACGGCTCTTCTCTTCCAGCCGTGAAATCTCCTCGGACAGGCTGACCTCCGAGCCGCTGGACATAAAGCGCAATTCTTCGATCTTCTGTTGCAGCTCGGCAATCGGCTGTTCGAAATCGAGATAGTTGAGATTCATGAAACCTGTATTCCCCTGCAATTCATTCGTCGGCCTGGACAGCCGATCGGTAACTGACCTGGATACCCTCATCGCCCACCAGCGCCTTCAGCGCTCCAAGCCCTTCCTCGGTGGGCACCACTCGCCACGCCGGCGGGAAATCCAGCATACCCTGTGCGCTGCCATTCAAATACTGTAAGGAAATCCCGCAGCCACTGCCCACTCGAATCGGGCGAAGCGCGGCTTCCAGCGCATCGACGTCCACGGCACGTCCACGCGGCCAGGTGATCATCAGGCGGTCCGCGAAACGGCCGGAGGCCTGGTCCAGATCCCAGATCTCATCGGCGCGAATCTGGTGGCCGCCGGTATACTCATCCGGCGAAACCCGGCCGTAGACGAACACCAGCGTGTCCTTGCGCAAACGTTCCAGATACCGCGTCCATTGTTCCTCGGACAGCGGCACGCTGATCTGGGCGGTGCGGTCGTCCAGGGTCAGCACGCCACGACGACCGAACTTGCGCAGGTCCACCAGCCACGCACCCGCCACTACCTTGGGTCCGCGCCGGTAGCGCGGTCGCTCGCCTTCTTCGCTCGGCAGCGGCGTATCGGGACACAGCGCGATCAGCTCCTTGAGCGTGCCGCTGGCGATCTGGCTGATCATCTCGCGATAGGTCTCCACCGGGTGCCCGGAGAGGTAAAACCCGAGCACGTCCCGTTCCTTGGCCAAGCGCTCGCGCTGACTGCAGTCCTCCAGCGTCGGCAGTTCGATGGCCGGCCCTGCCGATGGCGCGTCCAGGCCGAACATGTCGACCTGACCCACGTCGGCGGCGCTGCCGGCCTGCTCGGCGTAACTCAGCGCGCGCGGCAACTGCGCGATCAGACTCGGCCGGTTCGGGCCGAGCGCGTCCAGGGCGCCGGCATTGATCAGCGCTTCGAGCACACGCTTGTTGGCGCGGCGTGTGTCGATGCGGCGGCAGAAATCCAGCAGATCGGTGTAGGGGCCGTTGGCCTCGCGTTCGTTGACGATACCTTCGATCGCGCCCTCGCCAGCGCCACGCACGGCACCGAGGCCATAGCGCACGGCGCCGTCCTCGACGGTGAAACGAAAGCGCGAACGATTGATGTCCGGCGGACGGATTTCGACGCCCATGTTCGCGCACTCGTCAATCATCATGACGATGGTGTCGGTCTTGAACATTTCCGCCGACAGCACGGCACACATGAACTCGGCCGGGTAATGCGTCTTCAGCCAGGCCGTCTGGTAGGACACCAGCGCATAGGCGGTCGCGTGCGACTTGTTGAAACCGTAACCGGCGAAGCGCTCCATCAGGTCGAAGATTTCGTCGGCCTTCTCGGCCGGCAGGCCGTCCTTGGCTGCACCGTCGCGGAAGATCGCGCGGTGCTTGACCATCTCCTCGACCTTCTTCTTGCCCATGGCCCGGCGCAGCAGGTCGGCACCGCCAAGCGTGTAGCCGCCGACGATCTGCGCCATCTGCATGACCTGCTCCTGGTAGACCATGATGCCGTAGGTTTCCTCCAGCACCGGCTCCACGCGCGGGTCCGGATACTCCACGGGTTCGCGGCCGTGCTTGCGCGCCACGAAGCTGGGGATCAGGTCCATCGGACCGGGCCGGTACAGTGCACCCAGGGCGATCAGGTCCTCGAAACGGTCTGGCTTGGCGTCCTTGAGCATGCGTTGCATGCCGGGCG
This is a stretch of genomic DNA from Gammaproteobacteria bacterium. It encodes these proteins:
- a CDS encoding acetyl-CoA carboxylase carboxyltransferase subunit alpha; protein product: MNLNYLDFEQPIAELQQKIEELRFMSSGSEVSLSEEISRLEEKSRTLTEQIFSSLTPWQVAQVARHPMRPYSMDYFRALFTDFEELHGDRAVFDDPAIVSGVARLDGRPVVVIGQQKGRDAKERIRRNFGMPRPEGYRKALRLMKMAERFSLPVLTFIDTPGAYPGISAEERNQSEAIARNLFELSNLRTPVVATVIGEGGSGGALAIGVCDHLIMLQYSIYSVISPEGCASILFKKADRAKDAAEAMKLTAPDLKGLGLIDEIATEPLGGAHRDSAVMFEDLQARLIESLDRLGRVPMTQLLADRYQRLLGYGVFETV
- the tilS gene encoding tRNA lysidine(34) synthetase TilS produces the protein MNAAGTETLDLLAFDEAVAALDRGGCLWLGLSGGRDSIALLHILHERFGDALGGRLRAIHVHHGLQAAADDWASFCERSCERLGVAAQVEPVAVDQASAEGPEGAARHARYAAFEGVLNPGDVLALAHHRADQAETLLLRLFRGTGISGLAAMQPWSGRAHFHVWRPLLATPRSVIEAYARQRRLTWVDDPHNEDDRYDRVAVRSRLWPAILQRWPQAEGALARTAHLAAETQALLNDLASIDLEGLTIDGQPSVRASLALSEPRRRNALRLWLRRQGVPMPDASIWPVIGRELLRAAQDAAPVVTLGAYELRRYRDAIHLIPGLPMPGAWTCEWDGREALRLPPGCGFLEFNPVPDDCRLTVSFARGGERLRPSGAAHTRSLKNLFQESATPPWERQRTPLLWLDGELVAVADRWISESFRGRLAQSGMQLVWRRGAPTQGESPL